A single region of the Oceaniferula marina genome encodes:
- a CDS encoding Amuc_1098 family type IV pilus outer membrane protein, which yields MEKLNIAHHKQWGRQLTSLGMACAMGLVVPTYTPIAKAQESLVQKELQRRVNNTRKAQELLHQGDTAYNSKDYAKAVQHYSQAFALLPIGSITQEIHAAAADRYATAATERSRALAKGGDYESAKQLLDQVLAPTVAPAHLGAIKLRKQIDDPIRYNHTLTPEHVQDVQKVGLSLREAEGYYNLGQYDRALAMYRNVLRIDPFNKAARRGMEKVEATKSDYYRAAYDHTRSVMLGEVDANWELPVPAEVIIPSALGLDADPAGRVGISLREKLAGITVEVIDLDNASIDEALDFVRVQSRLGDAPSITGEKTGINIVLNLGEDGSETAKMVRSSRVDLKARALPLSKVLDYITDQTHTQWRSDGAAILITPLGSTDEALVSRTFRVPPNFLTSASTKQEEDSTSIFDSEPSSSSGLTPKNVNIVEFLQKSGISFPDGASANYSASSNSLVVRNTPSNLDIVDQLVSNLTDEEPVQVIVRTTIMRISEKQLKALNFDWLITPIDLTSHLFLGGGTVGNGTPLADMPLSPFSGFGSPITSGTRSGDTGLDSDSIEGLIRAGSTSAFTGSDVRAPGILTLTGVYSGVQVQMMMRGLDQKTGADVMQKPATIARSGERSKIEVIREFIYPTEYEPPELPNTVGGGDAVLDLTTGTIGVSNPATPITPAHPTAFETRNVGVTLEVEPTVGPNKKFIELSLRPELVEFEGFVNYGSPISGSAGSTTLIDINNMVSNSGGQFGVLTENRILMPVFKATRLKDQNVTIQDGATVVLGGVMTSRKTKIEDKVPLLGDIPFAGRLFRSDAEQSFNEAVIITVQAELIDPSGQIWRNR from the coding sequence ATGGAAAAGTTAAATATTGCGCATCATAAGCAATGGGGGAGGCAATTGACGAGCTTGGGAATGGCCTGTGCCATGGGCCTGGTCGTGCCTACTTATACCCCAATCGCCAAGGCTCAGGAGTCCTTGGTCCAAAAAGAATTGCAGCGCCGGGTCAACAATACCCGCAAAGCCCAGGAGCTTCTCCATCAAGGTGATACTGCCTACAACAGCAAAGACTACGCCAAGGCGGTGCAACACTACTCGCAGGCATTCGCTCTACTGCCCATTGGGTCGATCACCCAGGAAATCCACGCAGCCGCGGCAGATCGATACGCAACGGCAGCCACTGAGCGCAGCCGGGCACTTGCCAAGGGCGGCGACTACGAGAGCGCCAAGCAATTACTCGATCAGGTTCTCGCCCCCACCGTGGCCCCAGCCCACCTCGGAGCCATCAAATTACGCAAACAGATCGACGACCCGATCCGTTACAACCACACCCTGACGCCGGAACACGTTCAGGATGTTCAAAAAGTAGGTCTCTCGCTCAGGGAAGCCGAAGGTTACTACAACCTTGGCCAGTATGACCGGGCCTTGGCCATGTACCGCAATGTCTTGCGTATCGACCCCTTTAACAAAGCAGCCAGACGCGGCATGGAAAAAGTGGAAGCCACGAAATCCGATTACTATCGCGCGGCTTACGACCACACCCGCTCCGTCATGCTCGGCGAAGTGGATGCCAACTGGGAGCTTCCTGTTCCTGCTGAAGTCATCATCCCGAGCGCCCTGGGCCTTGATGCCGATCCCGCTGGCAGAGTCGGCATCAGCTTACGCGAAAAACTGGCAGGCATCACGGTGGAAGTCATTGATCTGGATAATGCATCCATCGACGAGGCTCTGGATTTTGTCCGCGTGCAAAGCCGACTCGGCGATGCCCCATCAATTACCGGAGAAAAAACCGGCATCAACATTGTCCTGAACCTCGGGGAAGATGGCTCGGAAACAGCCAAAATGGTCCGATCCAGCCGGGTCGATCTCAAAGCTAGGGCTCTTCCACTATCCAAAGTTCTCGACTACATCACCGACCAAACGCACACCCAGTGGCGCAGCGACGGTGCAGCCATCCTCATTACCCCCCTCGGTAGCACCGATGAGGCCTTGGTCTCCAGAACCTTCCGGGTGCCCCCAAATTTCCTCACATCAGCCAGCACAAAACAAGAGGAAGACTCCACAAGCATCTTCGATAGTGAACCAAGCAGCTCAAGCGGACTTACCCCGAAAAATGTCAACATCGTAGAATTCCTTCAGAAGAGCGGCATCAGCTTCCCCGACGGAGCCAGCGCCAACTACAGCGCAAGCAGCAACAGCCTGGTTGTGCGCAATACGCCGTCGAATCTCGACATCGTGGATCAACTCGTCTCCAACCTGACCGATGAAGAACCCGTTCAGGTCATCGTGCGCACCACCATCATGCGTATTTCGGAGAAACAACTCAAAGCCTTGAATTTTGACTGGCTGATTACTCCGATTGATCTCACCAGCCATCTCTTTCTCGGAGGTGGCACCGTGGGCAACGGCACCCCATTGGCCGACATGCCACTCTCACCATTCTCCGGATTTGGCAGTCCGATCACCTCTGGAACCCGAAGCGGAGACACAGGTCTGGACAGCGACTCGATCGAGGGCCTGATCCGGGCTGGCAGCACCTCAGCCTTTACGGGTTCTGATGTCCGCGCTCCCGGCATCCTGACCCTGACCGGGGTCTACAGTGGCGTCCAAGTCCAAATGATGATGCGCGGTCTCGATCAAAAAACAGGCGCCGACGTCATGCAAAAGCCGGCGACCATCGCCCGAAGTGGTGAGCGGTCAAAAATCGAAGTCATTCGCGAGTTCATTTACCCCACGGAATATGAACCACCTGAGCTACCCAACACTGTTGGTGGAGGCGACGCGGTTCTGGATCTCACCACCGGAACCATCGGAGTATCTAACCCGGCAACTCCAATCACACCGGCACACCCGACAGCTTTTGAAACACGCAACGTCGGGGTCACCTTGGAAGTAGAACCCACGGTTGGACCGAACAAAAAATTCATCGAGCTATCACTCCGCCCTGAGCTGGTTGAGTTCGAAGGTTTCGTCAACTATGGATCTCCGATCAGTGGATCAGCAGGATCGACAACCTTGATCGACATCAATAACATGGTTTCGAATAGTGGCGGCCAGTTTGGTGTCCTAACTGAAAACCGTATCTTGATGCCCGTGTTCAAGGCAACCCGCCTCAAGGACCAGAATGTCACCATCCAGGATGGGGCCACGGTGGTCCTGGGTGGCGTAATGACCAGCCGAAAAACCAAAATCGAAGACAAGGTTCCCTTATTGGGAGACATCCCCTTTGCCGGTCGCCTGTTCCGCTCTGATGCAGAGCAGTCATTCAATGAAGCGGTGATCATCACCGTCCAGGCTGAGTTAATTGACCCAAGCGGCCAGATCTGGAGAAATCGCTAA